TTtcaaagtaataataatacccaaaaagatttgagaaaacGACAGTTTAGgtttattaattaagatttaGCAAGTGATGAGTTAAAAAGAAGGTACAGAGAACAATGAGCTGTTACTGACAAAAGACAGTTTGGTTCTGTCCCACCACACCTCTCAGATCACATTTTGGAACTTTTGAtagtgattttatttttatttttgcttatatacTCCAAagttacaacaaaaaataaaacagaatgTCAcactttttgtcttcttttcataaattattttagagtCAAATTGACGCAAGAgaagatttataatttgatcCGAGTtgagtaaaacaaaagatcaTTAAAGAATCACAACATTTTCTAATCCATCGTAGGCCTTCTCTATAAGTCAAGACAGAGTTTTGTTAACTGAAGCTACCCATTCTTCTAATTTCTGACTCGATTATAATTTAGCAAACTCGTAAATTGAAAATCAATTATCAAAAAGTTCATTTTCCTTTGTCACCCACAATATTACAACCAATTGTATAAGATTCCACAATTCTTGAGCTCATCTTGTACTAGTCTTGCCAGTGTGTATTATGCGGGTTTTGTGGAATGGACCACAACTAAAGCAATACATTTTTCAATGGCTTTGATTACTAATTGGGCCACCTTATTTTCATGTGAGTCCATGGACCATCATAGGAATGATTGTAGCCGAAACATTAAAACATAGTTtacttgttgttttgttttgacataGTTTACTTGCTTTTTTGGGACATAATTTATCAGCTAATTCtagtttctattttcttgACATTAGATCCTATCTCAttataaataatgtttttatcaTTCAAGAGTAGATCTATACCCCTACAACACTTTGATAGTGATTGGTTTTACGAACTATTCCACAATGAACAACGATTCTACTTACACCCCGTTTATGAtgggattttttttcctaaacacacaagaccaaaataaaaaaattctatttgCACCACACTTGAAATCTTCagtaaaattgttttcagTTATCTGCATAATTCATATTTCCAGAAATCGAATCCTTTATGTGTTCATATAGGTATTGATTATCAGTTTCCACATCTATTATTGTTTCTCTAATGAGTAATTGTTCTAAAGCCTTTATAGATTCTAATTTCCTTAATGAACAttagagaaagcaaaagaagcttttagttttcacttttttggAGTTGGAGTTGTGGTTGAGAACTTTGTGACCATTATCTTTTGAATTGGCTTGATGCTTCTGATTATTTTCACAATAAGAGTTAAGTATTAAGCATGCTAGCTACTTTTTAACCAAAGAGTTGTAGTTTTTCGTTTTAAAAGTACTTTGTGAATGTCATAATTAGATCCTTAGGTTCCATGGTCgagtaaaaaaattaaaaaatataggaGTAGAAATGTAAATATACATTCGAATATTAGATGCTTATATTTTTAGTTGGTTTTGACATAAGGTATAAGAAAATAGACTATCCACATTATATTagtcaagaaaacaaaatctgtagTTTCAATTTTGTGATTCAAACTTTAATGAATAAACACTAAAGTTAAAATAGTTATTatgtatatgaaaatatatacttcaTCTGTTCCAAAAAGAACGGTATTTTGAGTTTTAcacacaaatttattttttatttttttttaattattattttgctagtttaataatattaattttacttcttttctttctctattggtcacaaacaaaaataataatgatattttgtacaaaactaaaaaaaaaaaaaaaaatttgggaCAACAAGTGGAACAAGTAAAAAACTTAAACCATCAAATAAttaggaagagagagagtagtTTATTAAAGAATTGACTACATTTTATAGAGTATGGTATTTCATTCAATATCTTGAGTATCATGGTCCATGGATCGATCGAGAGATAAAAGTTTGATGCAACCGTTTTCTCTCATTAATTTAGTTGTTAAATTGTTTGTTAAACaagttttgaaaatgattttgaaaagaataatgACTTTGTTCGAGAGAtatcaacaaatttaagaatGTACAGTATTTGGCTTATTTGAGGATTCAAATACTAATATCCAAGACAATTACAAATTACAGTTTTTGGATATTACCAAGATCATTGGATCACTAATTTGTTTCTAGATGCTATTAGTATTACACTATTACTATTACTACATCAAATAGTAAATGCAATTTATTTGCATCTCACTGGTAAAATCATAAAAGCATGATGAAagtttcaacaaaaagaagcaaTGCATTCAAAAAGCGACGCCAGTGAAATAGTGTATGAAGCTTCCACAAAAACACtcaacacaaaaacaattatcacGTTGGAATTTAGAAACGAATCTTTGCACTATGAAAAATGCATACAAATAATTGACACATACATGTAGATACGCTTTTATCATGAGATTAGACTTGACAACACAACATTATCGAAATTGAGTGATACAAATAGTAAGTGCAGGAAAATAATTCGATAATCTTATTAGGTGGAGCCTTATCAAATACGACCCATGAAGATTGAAGAGTATCATTTATGATTTTACCACAACTATTGCTTTTTCCTCAGATTTGACATTAATTTCACGATTTGTTTTATTccttttcactttcttttttggagTCAGCTATCTTATTAATTGGTGTACGGTGATAATCATAGCCGTTGGTTGTGGTTTGTTTTGAGTTTCAACGGTTGGGATTGAAAGCTTATCAGGAGATCTAAAATCTGAAACTGTACAACTTTTGTCTACCGTCCAGATAGAGAGAAAAGTACTGTCAAAGTCAGAGAGAGATTCGGTCTCTAGTCTCTGTTTTACTCATCTATATTGCCACGTGTCttccataaacaaaaaagaagatcatcaaAACGCGCGATCTACCAAACACTGTGTACACGTTTAATTACACAGTAATTACTAATCACAATAGGTGTTTCTTGTTAGACGGTTTAATAACTATAATTACATAGGGTTTAATTTAACACATGAATGATTTAAAATGGAGAAATTAAGGAACCGTGATTAAGGTTGTCTGTCAGTCTTTGTCTGCAGCATTGTAGCCGATGAAGGAAGAAATTTGGGAGTTTGGTAATATGGAGACAAGAAATGACCTCTGATAATcccatttttatattataaaattccCAAAATACCCATCTTTACTTGACCAAAAACTCACAACGAGTTTGGTAATACGGAGACAAGATTTGACCTCTGATAATCTTGTTTGAAAATTCCCATATTACCCTTCCTTCCTTGACCAAAACTCTTACCCGACTCTTGGTTGGTTCGGCTTTTCCGTCATATCGGTCTCACACGTGGAAGAACCATGTCCGATGGttcattattttcaaaagcttactcttttttttttggtgtggcAAAAGCTTACTCTTTTAAATaagattgagtttttttttttggtaacatACGCTTCTTGTGATTAAGTTCATTTAAAGCAACACAATAattcttgtgttttttatttgcatGTAAAGGTAGACACAAAACTCGAAtctaaaatcaataattttatttgtttagtgACTGATTTGAAAAAAACGCAGAATAAACTAAcctgattaaaaaaaaagagagtttataTTGGAGCTTACTGAATTCTATCGATCTAAAGTAtaagatgacaaaaaattCCTCGTATCATTTGGGTTTAAATATATGATGGGATGGTAAATGGTAATTAAAGCCAAtagtaataatttataaaataataacgacaaaacgaaataaaggaagaaaatttgcaagaataactaacaaaaacttataaattaagaaagtaacacaaaacaaaaaaacagatatactctctatattatatataataatggtATATTTACCCATTTTTCTCCACCTCATTCTAAGTCCCTCCTTCTCTCTTCACctctcatctctttttctttcttctctcaatcttttttttttttctttttttgtatcacataacaaacaaacgaGAAGGACAAAATAGATTTTTCAGATACCACTTATGTTATCTGGTTGCTTGAGTTGCCAAGGTTGTATCTTAGGGTATAGTTTTTCTATACATCCAAAATAGTATAGTacaacattttatttctatcCAAAATAGTACATGTTTTTACTTACAAAcactatttactattttataaattcaaatccgattttaaaaattcaaactattttgtatgtagaaaaaatataggttttttctaataaattttataattggaatttattttttggaaaagatatataacaaaaaaaaaacaaataggtgaaaaactaaactaaatgTTACTAAATCATTTTACCTCCAATTCAACACTAAAATTGTCTTTTCCTTATCCTTACatgctattttcttaatttttatatatatggtactatatttttaatttgtttgtcaAATATGGTTATTCAGCTAAATCACCCAATAGAGACTCAATAGAgactgagagagagaaaaagaagggTTTCTCGTAAAATCTCCAAATTCATTTGAACTTTCCCAAACATTGGAATATGTGTAAGTCCCATAGGAGTAGGACAGAGTCGATAGGGGTGTGATCCTAACATACCAGAGAAAGATCGTCGAATCctccatttctttttatggcaaccatattttaattatatactactatttattaatttaattggGTGTGATTTTTACTTCGCGTAATATAAATATGCTTTTTCTACATTTTCccaataattttgtaaaagtgTAAAGTCTCTACAAAAACATTGTTTAGTCCTCCTTTTTTGgtctaaatatttgtttagtcCTATATCCATATTTTGTGACACTACTAgtattataaaaacataacaaattctCAAGTTACACTTCTCGTTTTGTTTGGGTCAACCACACAACACCACAAGTTTTACTTGTACAAAgtaattgtttgtttatgtttttctgttgtatgtattttttttaattggtcaaaagaaaatatgttttaaataaaaaggtgaaaaaagGCCTATGGGATTGGAATAATaagatagaaaacaaaatagcaTGCTTTGCTTCCTCCACTAAACTTCCTTTAAgggcagagagagagataaaaagaTTGATTGCGTGTGTTTCACACCAATAAATccctttatttttattttttggtctcCAAATTTACTAACTTCTAATAATTTCCAATTTTACCccttatttttcttcctttggtTTTAACCTATTCACTGCATTTCCTTGGTATAAAAtccaacttcttctccttcaagaatctagagatagagagagagagagaacacaAAGTGGGAAAAAAGATAAGAACCCACcataaagttttaacatttttccctTCAAAAGGCGAAAGCTTTTGATTTGTATAAAAGTCCCACTTAATCACCTCTCTAGCTTCTCATTCCATTTCCATCtcctctcttttgttttctaagttGCTTCAAGAGTTTTGGATAGTGTAGCAGAGAGATTTTAACTAATgggtttataaaattttgttcttttgcgTGAACAAGTTGTCAACTTCTAGacagattttctttttgaagtgTTTTCTTGTcgaaattcttcttcttttggtcaAAGAACGCAAGATTCTTCTGTAGTTCctctaaaaaaaatcctaatgGAGGGTTATTCAAGAAACGGTGAAATCTCTCCGAAGCTGCTTGACTTGATGATTCcacaagagagaagaaattggTTTCACGATGAgaaaaactctgttttcaaaacagaggagaagaagcttgagcTAAAGCTTGGACCAcctggtgaagaagatgatgatgaatcgaTGATAAGACACATGAAGAAAGAACCAAAAGACAAATCTATCCTCTCTCTCGCTGGCAAAtacttctctccttcttccacCAAAACCACATCCCATAAAAGGTTTTAAACTTCTCATctcttactttttgtttttctctgttttgtatcCTTCTCACATGATGATATTCACTTGTTATTAGCCAATAAGGTCCCATCTATCTGCATAAACTTTGTTCTTGTCTGCTTAAGATTGGATCTCAAaacttttcatctttttacCCTTTTCCCATCTGAAAGTTTCAGTCTTTTTACTGCCCTagttttcctctgtttttaacCTTGAGATTGTTCTTGTCTTACtaacaagttttgttttgatgccTTTGTGTTTTAAAGAACTGCTCCTGGTCCAGTGGTGGGATGGCCTCCGGTTCGATCCTTCAGGAAGAATTTAGCTAGTGGAAGTTCTTCAAAGCTTGGAAATGACTCAACCACCTCCAATGGTGTTACCCTCAAGAACCAAAAGTGTGATGCTGCTGCTAAGACAACAGAACCAAAGAGACAAGGAGGCATGTTTGTGAAGATCAACATGTATGGTGTTCCCATTGGTCGTAAAGTTGATCTCAGTGCTCATAATAGCTATGAGCAGTTATCTTTCACAGTTGACAAGCTCTTCAGAGGTCTTCTTGCAGGTAAATTTGAAACCTTTGTCTCTCTATTGATTATGGTTAAAAAAGGGTTGAATTTTGAACTCTAATTGTTCTTATTTTATCAGCTCAAAGAGACTTTCCATCATCCATAGAAGATGAAAAACCAATCACTGGATTATTAGATGGGAATGGAGAATATACTCTTACATATGAAGACAATGAAGGAGACAAGATGCTTGTAGGAGATGTTCCATGGCAGTaagaatcttttcttttctttttcgtttttttctgaATCTGAGTCAGCTTTTTGTTCTATCTAAAGGAGAAGTATTAGATTCCTAGTCACATATTTATTATATCTTAATCACAGTTTGATTAATAACAAACTTAGTTTGGTTAAGCTATTAAAGATTGTGGACTTTTTGATCACTAAAAttgattatttcttaaattgtCAGAATGTTTGTGTCTTCGGTGAAGAGGCTGCGTGTGATTAAAACTTCTGAGATTTCTTCAGCATTAACATGTAAGTGTAGgattttaataacattttttagttgttttggtGACTCTTTTAAGTGAAGTTCttagaatgtttttttgttgttttgaaatttgcaGATGGAAATGGTAAGcaagagaaaatgagaagatgaagaaaaagatctTTTACAGCTTTTAAAGAAGTAGAGAGATGTTATTAATTGCATTTTGCCTTTAAACTTTGATGAGTTTTTGGTCTTGGAAAAGTTTCTGATATAAGTCTGATGTACATTCTGGTTTGTTACATCTTCTTTTGGCTTTTGAGATATCATAGAGTTTTGTTGGAACTCAAAGACCAAACAGTGCAATGATGATTTTGGGGTCTTGAGTAAATTTACAAACCCTTTTAGGCATATTATAATAGTCTtctgtttttaagttttggtaATGATTATTCACACTTGATCAACACTTTTAAGTAATGTAACTCTCCCTATGTCAGCAAAGCATCCTTTTCGAAAAACggagaaaagaaacaatctttttCTCTGCCAAAAAGCTCTTTAGCTTTTATTAAATCTATACTTAGGGTATCCGCTATTGTAATGAACTATGAGAGTGaaaggttttaaaacattgaaCAACTTTTCTTTAAATGAGCTGTTAGGACAGATATTCAAACCATTGTCTAACCACATCTTTCATCTTTGTCTGGACTCTTGGGCAACAAAATTACAGACATCATTAGATTATCATCTTCTGATTATTGATCTACATATTTGATAATACTTGATATGATATAGTTTCTATGTATAATCATCTCTAAATTTATGTTTCTAGTTTAGCTTTTGTGTTTCGTAgaatagatatataaaataaagggTTGTTCATAAGCATATGTATTCATACGATCAAATcgtttaaaaggaaaaaaggaagaaaaaattggTGGGTATGGAATATTGATAAAGAGAgtacaaaatagaaaaattgaagagaagTCTTTTTCGTTGAGAGTCTTGCCTAACTATTCGAAGCAGCAATATGAGACCTTATAGttacttttttccttttgcctTCGAAAATGTTCATTCTATATTCTTTTGAAGTCTACAGTGATATTGATGGCCAATTGTGTTGTCCTCTCAACATTTTAGGACCACTCTATCTAgtccaaaaaattaatattctgGTTTTAAGTTCAAGTAATAAGCGACGTTTACTCTTGTACTGTAGTAACTTGTTTGgatcaaataaatttatcattGAGTTAACGATAGAATAAAACCGAattctaaagaaaataaacttgtATTTGCTAGCGgaaatttctaaatttaagGAAAAGAAACCTGATGCGGAAGAAACTTCGAATTCTAAAGGAAAAATGTCCAATGGCAAAGCCCAAGTTAAAGAAAAGGAGACTTAATAGTTAATACTAATTAAAGGTCATTGTTTGCTGTAGAAAAGCCTTAATCAGAATGGGTAAAAGAATTGATGTTGTCGAGAAACACTAGTCCACAGGGATATGAGATATGGAGTTGTTAGAAACTTCGAATTCTAAGGTATGCTTTTGTAGTGACATGCCATTCTAAATTCGAATGAAACTAGAGTTTCACATCGGTCTATAAAAGGAGAGATCGGGGAGAAGATAAGTCATATCCAACATCAATACCTAAGGAAACCGACGTTTAGTAGCGCTACCACTTTGTATTTACAAGACAGTTCAGATTCTTGTTTGAAATCAAGTTCCAAGTAACTAACTTAATGTGAAACTGTTCGTTTTCAATAAGTTAACTTTACTGAATGTAATGGTtgaatgataaataaatagataaataaatattccaaataagaaaatatatttcaataagcattttaacatttaaaagatatttatcttaatgttgaagattttttctgaaagatataaaattaattttctttaattattgaGTTTACtttggtaaaaaataatttgatttcattttatgttcacaaacttaaaatattgtgttataaacagaaattttgtatttggaaAAAATCGAGTAGTATAGTGAACAAATCTTTAAGAGATGAATTTTCACAAGTTTGGTCACATACATAATAAAGttggtgtgtgtgtatgtgttaGTATTGAAAATGTGTAATCCATTTAATTGAGTCATTGCCATTATTGGAGATACTTTGGTCAAATGTCTATACTGGTaataataccaaaaaattcaaataaaaacgTTCAATTACCCCATTTTAACCGATCAATCAGTGCATTGATTATGTTTTAGCTattaagaaggaaaaaatcTTCTCTTAATCAGCGTTCTTAATTAAATCGAGTTATAGAGTGAAATGTGACATTCTTTATTCGGTGACTCTTAACACATTAAGGCactatttgttttcttatttctgtgagaaacaaattttgtagGAGGCAGAGAAACCACTTTTGTCATTTGCAGGCGAGTGctacttttaatttatttatttaatcgTTTTTTAAGTGTAATTAACAtttctgttttactcttttgTCGATTCTTTGTCTGCAGATTGTTGTTCCATAACGTTTGGTTTCACGatgttttcctcttttttccATTGTATTTGAAGAAGTTTATGGATTGTGTTAAAAAGaatccaataaaaaataattataattttttttgatatgtcTCTCCATGACATCATGTTTTGTCTTCTAATTCAGGTTTCACGAGGCTTTtgtcagatttttttcttctgtattttGAACCttccttctttattttgttcaaaccatgatcttctttttcttcaaaacaatattttttgccAACATTTATTTACTAGCCAAATCTTTCACACTGTGATATGTTTTGTCTTTACTATCATCCTCTACTCGAataaattatcaatttatcgagcttgtttttctgtttatctaatgataaaatatactgtatgattttattttaaattaataggAATATAGGATAATGATTcttacttttttatatatagactGATAACAAGTATTGTCAGTTCATTGCTGTTcaattttttctgtttatctAATGATTACagtgtaagaaaaataatatatttatccATTTTGGTCATAGTAATACTCTTCTTTTAGCTAGATTCATATCAACGCTCTATAGTaaaatgttttggatttttgtgaGGAAATATAACCAaagacaaaatgaaatttttaacaAGTGATagaaacaaagtttgaaagtaaataaaatttcaaattaaatgcaatgaagttttgtttttttctctctgcaTACAAAACGTTTCTTTTTGGGTTATACGTGAATTTCTCATTCTTTAACATTTCGAATCGTCAC
This sequence is a window from Arabidopsis thaliana chromosome 1 sequence. Protein-coding genes within it:
- the IAA18 gene encoding indole-3-acetic acid inducible 18 (indole-3-acetic acid inducible 18 (IAA18); FUNCTIONS IN: sequence-specific DNA binding transcription factor activity; INVOLVED IN: response to auxin stimulus; LOCATED IN: nucleus; EXPRESSED IN: 22 plant structures; EXPRESSED DURING: 13 growth stages; CONTAINS InterPro DOMAIN/s: Aux/IAA-ARF-dimerisation (InterPro:IPR011525), AUX/IAA protein (InterPro:IPR003311); BEST Arabidopsis thaliana protein match is: phytochrome-associated protein 1 (TAIR:AT3G16500.1); Has 1911 Blast hits to 1901 proteins in 77 species: Archae - 0; Bacteria - 0; Metazoa - 0; Fungi - 0; Plants - 1911; Viruses - 0; Other Eukaryotes - 0 (source: NCBI BLink).) gives rise to the protein MEGYSRNGEISPKLLDLMIPQERRNWFHDEKNSVFKTEEKKLELKLGPPGEEDDDESMIRHMKKEPKDKSILSLAGKYFSPSSTKTTSHKRTAPGPVVGWPPVRSFRKNLASGSSSKLGNDSTTSNGVTLKNQKCDAAAKTTEPKRQGGMFVKINMYGVPIGRKVDLSAHNSYEQLSFTVDKLFRGLLAAQRDFPSSIEDEKPITGLLDGNGEYTLTYEDNEGDKMLVGDVPWQMFVSSVKRLRVIKTSEISSALTYGNGKQEKMRR